The Bacteroidia bacterium genomic interval TGGAAGGTAACCTTCCAATCTACGTCCTGGTAAGTATTTTCCGGCACATCACAAGAAGGAGCCAGTTTCACATACAAGGTCGCACGGAAACCGTCATCGCTCTTAATCACACTTCCTCCGTGTCCGTCGAAGAATTGCTCTATGTTCAAGTGGTAGGTGTTCCCTACTACTGAATCCGGTTGAATGTTACTGATCGTTTTGGTGATCGAAGAATTGGTATGCTTGGTAGCTCTATGCTTCATGTAGATATCCAATACTTCGTAGTGATCCGGAATGGTAAACTGAGCTTTGTTGATATGCGCCCACTGCCTGTATTCATAGGGGAATAAGTTTCCTCCGTTGTAGTTAGAACAGCAATCCCCTATGCTCAATTTGAAATCCTGATTGATTACTTTGTTACAGGAAGAGATGGTGGTTTTGCTTCCTTTTTCATTCACAAAATAGTAGCCGATCATGGAAAAGTTCCCTCCCCAATTGATGCAGGAGAATTTATCGCTGCTATTTGAAGGATTTTCTACATCACTCAAATAGATATCCGTATCTATTTTGGCCTGTTCAATTTTTCCCCCAATATTTCCGCTCTGCAAATAGTCGATGTCTAACCAAATGCTATCACCATCCTCAAAGAGAAATTGGTCAAAGTCAAAACTTTCTTCGTCTAAATCCAGATTAACCGGATATACCAGTCCTGGCGATTCGGCCGAATTGGGATTATTCGCAGTCCAGTTGTTGTTGATATTGTCCAAATCTGTATTCGAATTTGCAGATTGAACGTCCCCTGAAGGCAAGATGACAGAAACGGGATAAACAAGTGCGATTTCCGGTATATCGACCAATATATCCAGGTAGCCATTTTTTTCTAAGAGTGCTTCTTTACAGTCGAGGTAAAGGCTACTCAATTCCCTATCGGATGAAATGGATAGCCTTTGATTATTTTTGGTCTGGACACTTAGGGGAAATTCCAACTGAGGCCAGCTAGCAGCTCCGGGATTAGCATCCACCCAATTATCTATTGCAGTTTCCAGGGCCGATTCTGTTTGATAGCTGATGTTCGATCCACCGGGATAGTTAACCTGAACCGGATAAACCAAGTCAAAACATTTTCCATACAGCTCAGAATTGCAATTTACCTGACTGAGGGTGATCTGGTCTGCAACTGTACATTGGCTGTCCTTATTTCTAACTAGCACATCATAGCTTGCAGCAGTCAATCCGCTGAAATTAGGAGAATCCTGAAAAGTCTGACCATTATCTATGCTGTATTCCAGGCTGCCTCCCTGAGCAGATATAGAAATCGTTCCATCGTTTAAGTCCGGACACGAAGCCGCAGTCGGAGAAGAAGGACTAATTGAGGTGATAGAAGGAGTTTCACAGGAAGCATCTTCGCAGTCAATTTTCCCATCTCCATCATCGTCTATCCCATTGTTGCAAATTTCATTCAGGGCAGAAGCCGTAAAGCTTATGTCTCTTCTTCCACTACCGCCAGTCTTACAAACCATGAGATAGGCATAGCTTTGATCTGTTGTAAAAGTAAAGGTACTTCCACTACTTACTTCATGATCAGGGCTACTACAATCATCCACAGAACAATTATCATCCGTCAGGTAAAAATTTGTATTACCTGAAGATTGAGAGACAACTTCAATTTCCATGGTAGTTCCTGAAACATAATTGGGATGTGAGCTCAGGTCAATGAAGATTTTTGCGCAAGCCTGTTTGTTGCTACCCGTAGGTACTCCGCAACCACAATCCGTATCCGTCTGAACGCCATTTGCATTGCTTCCGTCTGTGCATCCATTTTCATCGCATCTCAACACATTGCAATCATCGCAATCTGCAAGTATGGCATCGGTTCGAGGAAAATCAGGGATGAGAACTTTAGCCTCTTCAAAAGAGGCAATTGCCGTTTTTTGTTTAAAGTCATGCTCCTTTCCCAAAGCATAAATACCGGAATTGGGTGCATAAGGTTCTAAATTGTCCCTGAGAGCTAAATAGCCTTTAGCTCTGTTTTCTGCAGCCTTAAATTTCCGTATGCTTTGAACCATTTCCTTTCGGGAAGATTTGGTCCTGGAAAGGCTGTCTTTTATGTCTGCAGGTGTAAAGTCGTAATAAAAGGTCTGATCTTCACCTGAAATGCTGCTTGTTACTTTTACACTATCGCTGCTTCTATATAAACCAGCAGATTGATCGTATACCCTGAGACTTGCGCCTACATGGCTAAGGTTTTTTCCCAGTAGAATGGAGTTTGACGCATAGCCATAGGGAAAGCCGATACTACCTGATCTTTCCGACACCTTCGCGACAAAGGTGGTTCTCAGGGTATCCCCAACCATAATTCTGTTGGTTTTCACTTTGCTCATATCCAAAGACGAAGATCCATCAGGGCTTCCATCCTGGTTGTAGTCCGGCAAGCCAAAACTTGTTCTTCTGGCATCATAAGAAATCAGGGATAAGCCTTCCTCACATTCGTCTGGACAAACAAGCTGAGTTGTTGCCAAACTGCTGCATAGAAAAGGAATCAAACAGCCATCTGTACAGCTAGTGTCTGGAATATAATTGACAGTCATCTGAAGATCGACTTCGCTAGTCTCACTATTAATCTCTCCGCAGTCTACACTTAGTATCAGTCCTATTTCTGCTTTAGGCAGATTGAAGGGGGCGGGATGAGGATAGCTCGCGACAAGCTCACGCTGGTTTTGGTCGAAGCTTATAGAAGATGCCGTCCAGCTTTTTGTTCCACTTGTAAAAGTCAGATCAGACGTATTTCCACTCCATGCAAGGCCCTGAGGGATCTTAAATACCAGTTCGTAATTTGCTCCAGGCCCTGCAGGAAGTTTATTGCTGAAACTTGAGATGGTAAAGTTGTAGTTTCCTTTTTGTCCTACACTGAGGTAGTAAGGATTCTCTACAAAGACGGTCATATTCCCTCTCAAATCATTCTCGCCAACTTTAGATGTAGTTTTCACCTCTGTCTCGCATGCATCTGTGTATTTCACCTGAGTTTTCCATCCTGTATTAGTTTCGTTGTTACATACATTGATGCAACAATTGTAAACGTCCCAGCTAATTAAAGCTGTTGCCTGAGGTGAGAGCTCAGGCAAATCCAGAAGTACTCTTCCGATGGGATTAGATCCCAGGCATGCATAATCTCCTGTATTTTTGGTAGTATAAACCAATCGAGGCTCGATTTTTTCAGCAGCTCCTCCATTAACAGAGATCATCAAACTCGAAGTATCGAATCTGCTGAATATATTTTCCGTGTAGTTCCCTCCGGTTGATTTCCAGATGTCAAGTTCAACATCTATGGCTATGCCCTGTCCGTTATTCTTTACGGTGATCTCCTGTGTATTTGCTGTAGAAGGACCGAAACAAGTAGAGATTGAATTATTCGTTGATAGACTTAAGGAGGGCAATTTCAAGCTGGTGCTGATATTCGCATTCATAGTTGCGTCCACAATGGTTTCTCCTTTGCAGGACCAACCCGCATCTATGGAAGAACTAATGGTATTGCCAGAACATCCGAAAGCCAGTATCCTTTCAGTAATTATGAGGGTCTCATTGTTGTCGAAAAAATTATCTCCGTTTCCAATTCCTGTAAAGTCTGCTCCACTTAAAAATATGGTGTCTTTAGTAGGGTTGATTTGCCCCAAATCAGTGCCTACCAATTCGATTCCATCGCCATGAACATCCGTCAGGAAGAAAGAGGATAGTTTCCCATAGCCCCCATTGACAACTTTGATAGTCCTGCTTGCTGTATCTCCACTAACCAGACTTTGATTGGCTGGATTGATTTTGATGATGTTTAGCGCGGCATATAAAGCATTGTAAGGAGCAGAAAGCGATTCTACTACTCCTTCATTACTTTCGAGGATTACTTTGTTCTGAAGGCTTCCTCCATTTAGTATTTCATTCCTTGCAGGAATGGATATTTCGTAATCGATACTAAAACCTACCGATTCCCCATCTGGCACATCGTCGAGTGTAAATACCGGATTGCAAAGATCCCTTATATCGTCTTCTATAATATTGTATAGTGAGGTATCATTTAGACTGCCGGCTATATATTTAACCCCTGCAGGTAGCTCTACAGTTATTTCCTGATTGGTAAGTGAAAAGCCAGTCGTATTGAGGTACTCTATAGAAAAGGTGTAGGCGTCGGAACAAACCGTAACCTCCAGAGGCACTTCCATGGATAAGAAGACATCCTCCAAAGGCTGATTAGAGAGGGTGGAGAAGAAAAACAATGCTGCCATGATGAATATGATGACAGCATCTGTAATAACAGATGTTTTTAATCGGGTCTCCAGGCGAAGTTTCTTACGGGGCTTATCTGAATTTTTCGGAGTAAAGTTGTTCAATACGCAGAGCTTTATTTAATCGTTGTGCAATAATAGCTCTATGCGACATCAATTCGAGTTCGTTTATTTTACATATTAAACATATTACAGCTCATGTAATATTTTCATCAAACTATAAGCCTTAATAATCCTCAAAGCTGATTTCCATCTCATTGGGTCTTGAGATCGATAAAATTTCAGCTTGATTCCATGTAAGGAAATAAAAAAAAATCGTAGCAAAACATACATTTGCTACGATTTTTCGAAATAAATATATCTTTAGGGAACTTATCCCAATACGTCAATCGCGTTTAAGTCTTCAAAAGCTAACTTAAGCCTTTTATTAAAGGATTTTTCTCCTTCACGCAACCAAACACGAGGATCATACTTTTTCTTATTAGGCTTGTCGTCTCCCTCTGGGTTTCCGATTTGTGCCTGCAGGTATGCTCTCCACTCAGATTCGTATTCACGAACCCCATTCCAGTATGCCCATTGGGTATCAGTATCAATGTTCATTTTTACAGCTCCATACTCAATGGCTTCGCGGATTTCTTCACGAGAAGAACCGGAACCGCCGTGGAATACAAAGTTGATCGGATTGGAACCTGTACCAAATTTTTCCTGTACGAACTCCTGAGAGTTTTTAAGGATGATAGGCTTAAGGCTAACGTTTCCTGGTTTGTAAACTCCATGTACATTACCGAAAGCAGCAGCAACGGTAAAGTTATCGCTGATCTTTTTCAAACGCTCATAAGCATACGAAACTTCAGATGGCTGAGTATACAAACGGGAACTGTCGATATCAGTATTGTCAACTCCGTCTTCTTCACCACCGGTTACTCCCAATTCGATCTCGATGGTCATGCCCATAGTATTCATTCTCTCGAAGTATTTGGCAGAGATTTCGATATTCTCTTCAATGGGTTCTTCAGAAAGATCCAGCATGTGAGAGCTGTACAGAGGTTGACCCGTTTGCTCGTAAAACTTTTCACCAGCATCCAGGAGTCCGTCTATCCAGGGAAGGAGTTTTTTTGCAGCATGGTCCGTATGCAAAATAACGGGTACTCCATAGGCTTTGGCCATTTGGTGTACATGATGTGCACCTGATACGCCACCTGCTATAGCCGCTTTTTGATTTTCATTCCCAAGGCCTTTACCTGCAAAAAATACAGCTCCACCATTTGAAAATTGAATGATAATCGGAGAGTTCGCATCTCTTGCTGTTTCTATAGCGCCGTTTACAGTATTGGTTCCAACTACGTTTACTGCAGGAAGGGCAAAGTTATTTTCATTTGCGTAGTTGAGTAGTTCCGTAACTTCATCACCGTGGAGGACCCCGGCGCGAAATTTTTTCTTAGCTGTAATCATATATTCGATCTTTAGGGTTATGGGAGCGAGATTAAATCGCCGACAAAGCTGCAAAAACTTTCATTTGTGTACAAATGAAAGTTATTCTTTAACAATTTGATAAAAAACCTACTTCAAATATCCTTTTATCTCAACCATAGTATCGGCACCCGACCAATTGACTTTCACGACAACTGTATTTTTTTCGAAGTCCCACCAGGCTGCTTCCGGACCCGGGCTTTTTATATAGGCATCCTGATCACTCAACATAACCTTTTTACCAAAGACTTTTACACTTTCAGGAGCTGTTGAAAATCCATGAATATGCAAGAGGATATTTATTCCTCCATTCAAGGCTTTCATTTTCCCTTCACCTCTTATTTGGGCAAATATTTTAAAACCTTTCACTTTGCCGGTAAAGAAAAGCTTTTTGTAGTCATCCTGTAAAAAATTTGTTTCACTCACTCCATTGTCCCAATAAAGCTCTCCCTGATCAAATTCGGTTTCGGGATTCGGGTAATAATGCAGAACCAAACTATCACCTCGGAATTCGGAAGTATTTTGCATGACATTAGCCATGGGAATCCAGGAACCTCTTTTTACAAATAGTGGAATTTCATCCGCCTTTAAAGGAATGGATTCTTTGCTACCTCCGCTGATCAATTCTTCTGTATAAAAATTAAACCACTCCCCTTTCGGAAAATATATATCTTTTAACTTTTGTCCTCTTTCCAAAACAGGGGCTACCATCAAAGCAGGACCCCAAAAATATTGATCCTCAATTTCCCAGGCTTGTGGGTCCTGGGGGATTTCGTACATAAGTGGCCGCGCCAAAGGAGTTCCTTTCTGATTATTCTCGTAGGCCAGATGGTAATTGTAAGGAAGTAAACGATACCTTAGTTGAATTGCCTTTTTAACAGCCCGCTGGGTATAGGGATCGTAAAAAATTGGTTCAGGCTCAACTCCTTCTTCTCCATACACCCGCATAATGGGAGAAAATGCTCCTAATTGCATCCACCTTCTATATAGTTCCGGATCTTTGGGACCTCCTGTATATCCCCCAATACCTGAATGCATGTATCCAACTCCGCTTAAGCCACTGCCCAATATGATTGGGATTTGAGCTTTATAGGCATTCCAGGAGCGAGCAGCTTCTCCGGACCACATAAAGGTGCCATAGCGTTGTACCCCTGCATATCCAGAGCTCTGGATATTGAAAAACCTGATCTCGGGATAATCCTGCTTAAACTTTTCATACAGGATTCGCGACCATTTTAAAGAATACAGATTATGAACCTCTTCTGCCAGTCCCTTTTTATGAACCATATCTCTCGGATGTAGATTCGGGCCACTTCTTTGACTGGACCAGGCAGATATGCCATTTTCCATTTGAGTATGATACTGAGGCCACATCCAGTCTGCCAGATTTGTATTAAATACATCTAGTAATGCTGCAGGCCCCGAAGGGAAATCTGAAATAATTCGAGTCTTACCTTTTGCATTGGTGGCAAACAGGCTTCCTTTGTCGGCAGTTGCAAAATGCTTGCTGCCTTGTGCGATATAGGGATCAGCACTAAGGATGGTGTGAATTCCTTTATCCTTAAAGTCCGATATCATGCGTTCTGGATTAGGCCATATTTTACGGTCCCAATCCATATTTCCCATTTTTTCTTCACCTCCAAACCAGTACTTATCCAGTAAAATGGCATCAATCGGATAACCAGCAGCCAAACTCCTTTTTACGATCCGCTCTGCTTCAAACTGATTTTTATAGCCATTTCTCCCCTGGATAAATCCTAAAGCCCATCTGGGAGGCATACTCTGGCGTCCCGTAAGTCGGGTATAGCGTTCGACAATTTTTGCAGGTTCGGGACCCAAAATAATGAAATAGGAAAGGTTGGAGTCTTTCACACCATATTCCAGTACTCCGGGCTCTCTTTTCCCCATATCCAGATAGGCCTTGCGGGGATTATCAAAAAATATCCCATAGCCTTTGGAGGAAATAATAAGTGGAATACTCAAATTGAGGTTGTCCTCTCCTTTGCTATATCCATAGGCAGGAGAATTATAGGTATATAATCTTTTTCCATTGAGGTCCTGATCTACTGCCCTGGCTCCCATGCCGTATAAATGTTCTTCATCTGATAGCTGGAAGCGAACTCCTGTGATCTGGCCAACTCCTCTGAGATCTTTATGGTAAAAAAAGCCGTCTTCATCCAAAAGCAATTCCCGATTCCCATCCAGAAATTCTAAACGAGTAGGTGCCTGATGAAGGCGAATATTAAAAGGATCTACTCCGGCGAGGCGGTAGGGATCATGCGTATTCCCGTCATATATATTTCTAAAAGGCTCTGGTCTTTGTACAACTGCCGACGACCCTCTTTCCTCTAATCCCCCTTTAGGGAAATAGCTAACATTGAGTATCCCTTCTCCATATGATTTGAGTAGAATGGATTGCTCTCCATCCGAAAAATAAATACTCCCATTATCCAATTGCTGCATTTTTTCAACTGCATCCATATTATCAGCATTGCCCGCATGCGCATTCTCAAGGGGACCTTGCTCAAATACCTGGTATTGGGGATAGAATATATCTTTGTCTTCGCTGTCCTTAGCTACGAGTGAGCCATTTTCATTTCTGAAAACGAAAGCCATTTGGAGGAAAGGATCATGGTCGGTGAATCCATAGAAATTTTTGATCTGAAACTGTATCTGATATAAATCCGGGCCGATACGTTCCATTTTCATTCGGTCATCGGCTTTTCCCCAATTTCCCTGCACATAGCGCCAGTCACTGGGTTGATCAACCGTACCTAAAATAACACCTGTATGGGCATATACCTCTCCGGTATAACCTAGTAAGGCCTTATTTCCTTTACTGGCATCAAAAACAATGCTTACAATATCATCGGCCCTGGGATTTGAAGGATTTACCCGTAAGACCTGAGAGAACAAAGAATATGGGAGAAACAGTAGGGATATGAGGTATGCGTATCTCATTTGGACGTGTTTTGTCGGGTCTTTGAATGGGTGTCTTAGTCTATATCCGCAAAAGAAAAGCCTGATATACAGTCTTTTTTAAGCAATCTTAAGGCCAATTTATTGATTATTTAAGCAGAGAGAGGAGCAAAGAAGGGTATCGGCCAAAAATGATGTTTAAAAGGTCATGAGAGCAATTTCACCCGTCGAATCCCTGATGGATTTCGCTTCTTTGAAAGAAACATCTGTATCTTTGTCCGATAAATACTGGAGAATACGGTATGGGCCTGAAAAAAGTATTGATTATTAGATTTAGCTCGATAGGAGATATAGTCCTAACAAGCCCTGTCCCCAGAAGTCTGAAAAAAAGTCATCCGGATTATGAAGTCCACTTTCTTAGTAAAAAGGCGCATAAAGATTTACTCCTCCATAATCCTCATATAGACAAACTGCATATTCTCAAGGATTCTTTAGGGGAAACCATCCAGGAACTGAAGCAAGAAAACTTCGATTACATACTGGATCTTCACCACAATCTGCGGAGCTTTTTGATTAAACTTCGATTGGGAGTAAAAGCCTCTTCCTTTCCCAAGGAGAACTGGGCGAAATATAAAATGGTTCGCTTTAAGAATAGAAAGATCAAACTCAGGCATATTGTAGAAAGGTATGCAGATACCTTATCTATTGTGGGCAGTCAATTGGACCATGAAGGCCTCGATTTTTTTGTTCCAGAGGGATTGGAGGAAAAGGCTCAGAATCTCTTGAGTGAACAACTGCCCCAGGTCTCAGAAAAACCTCTGGCAATTGTACTGGGAGCCAAACATGCTACCAAACGCTGGCCAGCTTCTCATTTTATTGAACTTATTGAACAGTTGGGGGAAGCCGTTGTCCTGATCGGAGGACCGGATGCGAAAGAAGAGGCAGAAGAAATCAGTAAGTTTATACAAACACCTCTTTATAATAGCGTGGGCCATTTATCTCTACTGGAGTCAGCGGCATTATTAAAACAATGCCGAGCGGTAGTCGCGCATGATACAGGCTTTATGCATATTGCTGCTGCCTTTCAAATGGATATCTATTCTCTTTGGGGAAATACAGTTCCGGAATTTGGCATGACACCTTACAAAAGTCCTCATCAATTATTAGAGATCAGGAATCTGGATTGTCGGCCTTGCTCCAAAATAGGATTTGACCAATGTCCAAAAGGACATTTCGCCTGCATGAAGCAACAAAAAGCAGAAAAAGTGGCTGAGCGTATAAAAGGGGGAATGCCTAAATCCGAACTTTAGGACAGGTACAGCGCTTTTTCATTTTCACCAAATGAAAGTTGAGGTAGATAGAAGCATTTAATCCAATCTCATTATCCTCCAACAAAAAAGTACTCACAGGCTCCTGGCTATTACTTAGCGGACTTTGATTCTGTATCCCTGTAAAATAGGCCTCACCTTCAAATGTGAGAGAAAGATGGGTATTGAAGAAAAAACTGTATCCGAAAAAGGCACTTGCACCCAGATTGCGATAGGAATAAGAAGCCGGGATATTCCCTCCATTGCTCATAGCAAGAGCCTCTACTTTTCCACTGGTATAAATGAGGTCAGCTCCCCCAAAAATCTGAGATTGCCCCATATGATACATGCGTTTGTAACCCAGATGAAAATCCCAGTCCGTCTTTTCAGCCGTATAATCATCCAACTGTTGAAAACCATCTGGATAGGCAAAACTGGCATTTCGTCTAAAAGCTCCTATCCGAAATCCATCCGAGATAGAATAATGATAGGTGTACCTAATTCCATTGAGGGGATGTAGACTAAAAGAGGATCCATTATCATATCCATCACTCAAAGTTGGTATGGAGTTGATCGAACCTAATTGCAAACTGAGTTCATGGATCTGAGGTTTAAAGGCAGCCCTCTGTGCAGAAAGATTACCTAAAGACAGGATCAGGATCGAAAATAAACCAACGAAAAAACGCGTGCTGAACATAAATATGGGTTTAGCTGATGGAAAACAATGAAATCTAGTAAAAATTTGGCTATGGATCAGCTGATTTTTGAGTGGAACCTAAGCCCTTAGCGCCAGGCCTTTTGATTTGATTGTCCTCAACATGAAAAATCCCTCCTCAAAGGAAGGGATTTTCAGTCAATGTTTAGACGATATTACGGATACCACTCCGTATTAATTCTTCTCCAGTTCTTTCTCGAGTTCTTTTCCAGCCTCAATCAATTCTTTTAGAATTTCTCTTCCGGCTTCTTTGAGTTCGGGAAGTGCCTCTTTGATCTCTGGTACGATCTCTTTGAGAGCTTCACGGGTTTCTCGAGAAATATCCTTGGCATGTAAACGAATCATTTCTGACAATTCCTCCCCATTGTCAGACCAAAAATTTTCCAGATTGTTGCCATGTCTGTACATGGCATATTGCATGGCATCTGACCAGATGCGTGTTCTTTCTTTACGGGTGAAATCTTCTTCGAATTCAGGATACCACTCATCCAGCATTTCCTCCAGCTGCTCATCCTTGCGGTCCCAATCAGTATCATTAAAATCTTCATGGTTTTCCTTCACATTATCCATGAATGATTCGTAGCGACTCATAAACTGATCCTTGCTAAAGGGCTTACAAGCCAGAAGGATACAAAAAGGGATCAGTATGATTAGTTTTTCGATTCTCATTTCTTTATGTGATGATTTGTTCTTTATTCAATAGACAGACTTGTTTTCAAATGGTTGGAATCAGGCAACCTTATGCCTCTTTTCAGGGCCTAATATAGGTAGAACCGGTCCGAGCAAGAATTTATTATACAGGCAATGGGACTTTTACCCTAAATCCAGGTTTATATTTGATCGAGAGATGAGGACTAAAAATGCTGGAAGCAGGAATAAACACCTTT includes:
- the fbaA gene encoding class II fructose-bisphosphate aldolase, with the translated sequence MITAKKKFRAGVLHGDEVTELLNYANENNFALPAVNVVGTNTVNGAIETARDANSPIIIQFSNGGAVFFAGKGLGNENQKAAIAGGVSGAHHVHQMAKAYGVPVILHTDHAAKKLLPWIDGLLDAGEKFYEQTGQPLYSSHMLDLSEEPIEENIEISAKYFERMNTMGMTIEIELGVTGGEEDGVDNTDIDSSRLYTQPSEVSYAYERLKKISDNFTVAAAFGNVHGVYKPGNVSLKPIILKNSQEFVQEKFGTGSNPINFVFHGGSGSSREEIREAIEYGAVKMNIDTDTQWAYWNGVREYESEWRAYLQAQIGNPEGDDKPNKKKYDPRVWLREGEKSFNKRLKLAFEDLNAIDVLG
- a CDS encoding glycoside hydrolase family 31 protein, giving the protein MRYAYLISLLFLPYSLFSQVLRVNPSNPRADDIVSIVFDASKGNKALLGYTGEVYAHTGVILGTVDQPSDWRYVQGNWGKADDRMKMERIGPDLYQIQFQIKNFYGFTDHDPFLQMAFVFRNENGSLVAKDSEDKDIFYPQYQVFEQGPLENAHAGNADNMDAVEKMQQLDNGSIYFSDGEQSILLKSYGEGILNVSYFPKGGLEERGSSAVVQRPEPFRNIYDGNTHDPYRLAGVDPFNIRLHQAPTRLEFLDGNRELLLDEDGFFYHKDLRGVGQITGVRFQLSDEEHLYGMGARAVDQDLNGKRLYTYNSPAYGYSKGEDNLNLSIPLIISSKGYGIFFDNPRKAYLDMGKREPGVLEYGVKDSNLSYFIILGPEPAKIVERYTRLTGRQSMPPRWALGFIQGRNGYKNQFEAERIVKRSLAAGYPIDAILLDKYWFGGEEKMGNMDWDRKIWPNPERMISDFKDKGIHTILSADPYIAQGSKHFATADKGSLFATNAKGKTRIISDFPSGPAALLDVFNTNLADWMWPQYHTQMENGISAWSSQRSGPNLHPRDMVHKKGLAEEVHNLYSLKWSRILYEKFKQDYPEIRFFNIQSSGYAGVQRYGTFMWSGEAARSWNAYKAQIPIILGSGLSGVGYMHSGIGGYTGGPKDPELYRRWMQLGAFSPIMRVYGEEGVEPEPIFYDPYTQRAVKKAIQLRYRLLPYNYHLAYENNQKGTPLARPLMYEIPQDPQAWEIEDQYFWGPALMVAPVLERGQKLKDIYFPKGEWFNFYTEELISGGSKESIPLKADEIPLFVKRGSWIPMANVMQNTSEFRGDSLVLHYYPNPETEFDQGELYWDNGVSETNFLQDDYKKLFFTGKVKGFKIFAQIRGEGKMKALNGGINILLHIHGFSTAPESVKVFGKKVMLSDQDAYIKSPGPEAAWWDFEKNTVVVKVNWSGADTMVEIKGYLK
- a CDS encoding FG-GAP-like repeat-containing protein, with protein sequence MNNFTPKNSDKPRKKLRLETRLKTSVITDAVIIFIMAALFFFSTLSNQPLEDVFLSMEVPLEVTVCSDAYTFSIEYLNTTGFSLTNQEITVELPAGVKYIAGSLNDTSLYNIIEDDIRDLCNPVFTLDDVPDGESVGFSIDYEISIPARNEILNGGSLQNKVILESNEGVVESLSAPYNALYAALNIIKINPANQSLVSGDTASRTIKVVNGGYGKLSSFFLTDVHGDGIELVGTDLGQINPTKDTIFLSGADFTGIGNGDNFFDNNETLIITERILAFGCSGNTISSSIDAGWSCKGETIVDATMNANISTSLKLPSLSLSTNNSISTCFGPSTANTQEITVKNNGQGIAIDVELDIWKSTGGNYTENIFSRFDTSSLMISVNGGAAEKIEPRLVYTTKNTGDYACLGSNPIGRVLLDLPELSPQATALISWDVYNCCINVCNNETNTGWKTQVKYTDACETEVKTTSKVGENDLRGNMTVFVENPYYLSVGQKGNYNFTISSFSNKLPAGPGANYELVFKIPQGLAWSGNTSDLTFTSGTKSWTASSISFDQNQRELVASYPHPAPFNLPKAEIGLILSVDCGEINSETSEVDLQMTVNYIPDTSCTDGCLIPFLCSSLATTQLVCPDECEEGLSLISYDARRTSFGLPDYNQDGSPDGSSSLDMSKVKTNRIMVGDTLRTTFVAKVSERSGSIGFPYGYASNSILLGKNLSHVGASLRVYDQSAGLYRSSDSVKVTSSISGEDQTFYYDFTPADIKDSLSRTKSSRKEMVQSIRKFKAAENRAKGYLALRDNLEPYAPNSGIYALGKEHDFKQKTAIASFEEAKVLIPDFPRTDAILADCDDCNVLRCDENGCTDGSNANGVQTDTDCGCGVPTGSNKQACAKIFIDLSSHPNYVSGTTMEIEVVSQSSGNTNFYLTDDNCSVDDCSSPDHEVSSGSTFTFTTDQSYAYLMVCKTGGSGRRDISFTASALNEICNNGIDDDGDGKIDCEDASCETPSITSISPSSPTAASCPDLNDGTISISAQGGSLEYSIDNGQTFQDSPNFSGLTAASYDVLVRNKDSQCTVADQITLSQVNCNSELYGKCFDLVYPVQVNYPGGSNISYQTESALETAIDNWVDANPGAASWPQLEFPLSVQTKNNQRLSISSDRELSSLYLDCKEALLEKNGYLDILVDIPEIALVYPVSVILPSGDVQSANSNTDLDNINNNWTANNPNSAESPGLVYPVNLDLDEESFDFDQFLFEDGDSIWLDIDYLQSGNIGGKIEQAKIDTDIYLSDVENPSNSSDKFSCINWGGNFSMIGYYFVNEKGSKTTISSCNKVINQDFKLSIGDCCSNYNGGNLFPYEYRQWAHINKAQFTIPDHYEVLDIYMKHRATKHTNSSITKTISNIQPDSVVGNTYHLNIEQFFDGHGGSVIKSDDGFRATLYVKLAPSCDVPENTYQDVDWKVTFQESEWLSNSETDWYISNPDQIRFSPPSLQLSSPTPIIDGLGKNISWTLNVKSGGGGSDNSWVHVKAPNNDVTITSIVDQASGDTLEYSGDIYKLGAISSNATKKLSINARYSACQPTYIDVFAGYECSAYPDSFANFKCSYTQTKLEVEPEPAELQMRLKGDRFSENCVIYTDIEVELASVKQGYVGDIQLKVLLPGNNSMSLVSDSTKIKYPISGSYNYIQDPTVSNDEFTIDINNEVAEIAYDGMVGITNTAKNRLKIAFRIKNESGYKAGDLITIVANSYEPCGKPLPSITVPFDVNMKFTRPVIAGLTDDKGNNWSGAWGDFNNDGYEDLYVAEFNHWEAGKLYINDGNGQFTVSTTAGAPIQDKGASAGASWGDYDNDGDLDLFVSNNVRAVNHLYQNNGDGTFTRQDSIGDISSYEGYCHNAAWIDYDNDGWLDIFVSDYMPTRYNQLYHNNGDGTFSRATDNPIALEAKFSMGATWADYDNDGLLDLFVPNGRDDNNSLYHNEGNGQFTKITEGNIVNDGGNSTGSSWGDYDNDGDLDLFVTNASNQNNFFYVNNGDGSFTKNYTSIITQEGGHSHGSGWADMNKDGFLDLFVGNDAGNVNFFYVNNGDGTFRRSEMFDEDLENTMGVAFADYDIDGDLDIFLANHGNQDNTIYNNEADPCISWKCFELKGVRSNKSAVGAKLRIKSTIYGKSVWQTREISTQTGGGSSSQSTIRAYFGLGDASNIDSVIIDWPSGFEQHLTNVSLNDCQTVIEEDGAEICGVVYYDLNGNCQQDQGEPGVPNILLEVLPGPKYVTTNDSGEYRIYRQYGTYSINSISTDEWSNVSSCDSSHTIVYESANKASSLSFCGKNFAMSPSCPKPDLVTYLSSTALRRGFRNSYAISFLNRGALGASNLELVVEFDNDIIPLSSDVPWNQMTRGTSVTEYVWNLRELNPMQQGTIMITDSVSATATLGKQAEVRAYFRNPPDDCDLTNNMRIDYNEVVGAVDPNDILVFPKGAIEKDDELTYKIRFQNVGTKFAQRVFIQDTISPFLDLASFELQGASHDYKYQISEDRVISFTFDRIFLPDSNSNEAASHGFIEYKIKPGQAIPAGTVIENRAAIQFDYNEFIITNTVQNQVVNSLEWAEQNKLYLSVSPNPLEVEAQAEIRHIEDAGIRIDIDKLEIYTLSGSLLSASKDLNASSVSIRKSQLKAGLYLVKAYDKNGFSYTEKLEVK